A window of Micrococcus endophyticus contains these coding sequences:
- a CDS encoding low molecular weight phosphatase family protein: MSEPTTLDTHVLQRSAEHLAERYAGVFSPETVERYVFESYATLSRTAKVRTYLASTASHFADNRLRALAQSEGKIASPVPQVLFVCVHNIGRSQIAAALLTHHAGDKVEVRSAGSLPGSEVHPLVVQALAERGIDLSGAYPKPLTDDVVRAADYVITMGCGDACPVYPGKRYLDWEIADPAAETPDGVRAIVDAIDTRVKALWDELRSAT, from the coding sequence ATGTCTGAGCCGACCACCCTGGACACCCACGTGTTGCAGCGTTCCGCCGAGCACCTGGCCGAACGCTACGCCGGGGTCTTCTCCCCGGAGACCGTGGAACGCTACGTCTTCGAGTCCTACGCCACCCTCTCGCGCACCGCAAAGGTGCGCACCTACCTGGCCTCCACGGCCAGCCACTTCGCCGACAACCGGTTGCGGGCCCTGGCCCAGTCCGAGGGCAAGATCGCCTCCCCGGTTCCGCAGGTGCTCTTCGTGTGTGTGCACAACATCGGCCGCTCCCAGATCGCCGCGGCCCTGCTCACCCACCACGCCGGGGATAAGGTGGAGGTCCGCTCCGCGGGGTCCCTGCCCGGCTCCGAGGTCCACCCCCTGGTCGTACAGGCCCTGGCCGAGCGCGGGATCGATTTGTCCGGGGCGTACCCGAAGCCGCTGACCGATGATGTGGTGAGGGCCGCGGACTACGTCATCACCATGGGCTGTGGGGACGCCTGCCCGGTCTACCCGGGCAAGCGCTACCTCGACTGGGAGATCGCCGACCCCGCCGCAGAGACCCCCGACGGCGTGCGCGCCATCGTCGACGCCATCGATACCCGAGTGAAGGCCCTCTGGGACGAGCTCCGCAGCGCCACTTAG
- a CDS encoding FAD-dependent oxidoreductase, producing MADTTGADTDGLPVVVIGAGPVGLAAAAHLAERGLTPLVLEAGPVVGAAIREWGHTRLFSPWRYNVDAAAARLLETRGWTAPDPEALPTGAELVEQYLQPLAATEALAPRIRTGARVVAVSRAGMDKTRTTGRAQTPFLVRVAHADGAVEDVHARAVIDASGTWTTPNPLGQAGLPAPGEAEALAAGQITAPLPDVLGADQARFAGQHVLVVGAGHSAANTLLELGTLAQDTPGTRISWAVRSADVARVYGGEDRYELAARGALGTRLRHLVETGTIQVHPSFTITAFTTTGLGMMVQASTPAGKEHLVVDVVVPATGFRPALGMLSELRLELDPAVEAPRQLGPLIDPEFHSCGSVTPHGEKMLAHPEPGFYIAGMKSYGRAPTFLMATGYEQVRSIAAALAGDRTAADNVELQLPETGVCSTDLGGSCDAPAPATAADTADQGCCAPAPQTLPAPASRLPVLLPVQAATCC from the coding sequence ATGGCTGACACCACTGGCGCGGACACCGACGGCCTGCCGGTCGTCGTCATCGGGGCCGGCCCCGTGGGCCTGGCCGCGGCCGCCCACCTGGCCGAGCGCGGCCTGACCCCATTGGTCCTGGAAGCCGGCCCCGTGGTCGGGGCGGCGATCCGGGAGTGGGGCCACACCCGGTTGTTCTCCCCGTGGCGGTACAACGTCGACGCCGCCGCCGCCCGTCTGCTGGAGACCAGAGGCTGGACCGCCCCGGACCCGGAGGCCCTGCCCACCGGGGCTGAGCTCGTCGAGCAGTACCTTCAGCCGCTGGCCGCCACCGAAGCCCTGGCCCCCCGGATCCGCACCGGGGCCCGGGTCGTCGCGGTGTCCCGGGCCGGGATGGACAAGACCCGCACCACCGGCCGGGCCCAGACCCCGTTTCTGGTCCGAGTCGCCCACGCGGACGGCGCCGTGGAGGACGTTCACGCCCGCGCGGTGATCGACGCCTCCGGCACCTGGACCACCCCGAACCCGCTGGGCCAGGCCGGGCTGCCCGCTCCCGGCGAAGCCGAGGCCCTTGCCGCCGGGCAGATCACCGCCCCGCTGCCGGACGTCCTCGGCGCCGACCAGGCCCGGTTCGCCGGTCAGCATGTGCTGGTCGTCGGGGCCGGGCACTCGGCAGCCAACACCCTGCTCGAGCTCGGCACCCTGGCCCAGGACACCCCGGGCACCCGAATCTCCTGGGCGGTCCGCTCGGCCGACGTCGCCCGGGTCTATGGCGGGGAGGACCGCTACGAGCTGGCCGCCCGCGGCGCCCTGGGCACCCGGCTGCGCCACCTGGTGGAGACCGGGACCATCCAGGTGCACCCCTCCTTCACCATCACCGCCTTCACCACCACCGGTCTGGGGATGATGGTGCAGGCTTCCACCCCGGCCGGGAAGGAACATCTGGTCGTGGACGTGGTGGTGCCGGCCACCGGGTTCCGTCCTGCACTGGGCATGCTCTCGGAACTGCGGCTGGAGCTGGACCCGGCTGTGGAGGCTCCCCGCCAGTTGGGCCCGCTGATCGATCCGGAGTTCCACTCCTGTGGTTCGGTCACCCCGCACGGGGAGAAGATGCTCGCCCACCCGGAGCCGGGCTTCTACATCGCGGGCATGAAGAGCTACGGGCGGGCCCCGACCTTCTTGATGGCCACCGGCTACGAGCAGGTCCGCTCCATCGCCGCCGCCCTGGCCGGAGACCGCACCGCCGCCGACAACGTCGAGCTGCAGCTGCCCGAGACCGGGGTTTGCTCCACCGACCTCGGCGGATCCTGCGACGCCCCGGCCCCCGCCACAGCCGCCGACACCGCCGACCAGGGCTGTTGCGCCCCGGCCCCCCAAACCCTGCCCGCACCCGCGTCCAGACTGCCGGTATTGCTGCCGGTTCAGGCCGCCACCTGCTGCTGA
- the trxB gene encoding thioredoxin-disulfide reductase has translation MSTTSTDTTSTEQATDQLIIIGSGPAGYTAAIYAARAGLAPRVIAGSVTHGGALMNTTEVENFPGFPGGIQGPELMAGLAEQAARFGAVIEYDDADTVQLKQHLKEVTTLAGKTYRAPAVIVATGSAYRELGLPEEKKLSGHGVSWCATCDGFFFREQDIIVVGGGDSAMEEALFLTRFAKSVTVVVRRDALRASKIMAARAKDNEKIRFAYNSAVTAIHGTDKVTGVTLADTITGDTREVAATGVFVAIGHLPRTELVAGQLDLDDEGYIVVDARTTHTNLSGVFACGDAVDHRYRQAITAAGTGCAAALDAERYLAALHDAYSIATALVEEPTHG, from the coding sequence ATGAGCACCACGAGCACGGACACCACGAGCACTGAGCAGGCCACGGACCAGCTGATCATCATCGGGTCCGGTCCGGCCGGGTACACCGCCGCGATCTACGCCGCCCGCGCCGGACTGGCCCCCCGGGTCATCGCCGGCTCCGTCACCCACGGCGGGGCCCTGATGAACACCACCGAGGTGGAGAACTTCCCCGGCTTCCCCGGCGGCATCCAGGGACCGGAGCTGATGGCCGGACTGGCCGAACAGGCCGCCCGGTTCGGGGCAGTCATCGAGTACGACGACGCCGACACCGTGCAGCTCAAGCAGCATCTGAAGGAGGTCACCACCCTGGCCGGGAAGACGTACCGGGCCCCGGCGGTGATCGTGGCCACCGGCTCGGCCTACCGGGAACTCGGCCTGCCCGAGGAGAAGAAGCTCAGCGGGCACGGGGTGTCCTGGTGTGCGACCTGCGACGGGTTCTTCTTCCGCGAGCAGGACATCATCGTGGTCGGCGGCGGGGACTCGGCTATGGAGGAGGCCCTGTTCTTGACCCGCTTCGCAAAGTCCGTGACCGTCGTGGTGCGCCGGGATGCCCTGCGGGCCTCGAAGATCATGGCCGCCCGGGCGAAGGACAACGAGAAGATCCGCTTCGCCTACAACAGCGCCGTGACCGCCATCCACGGCACCGACAAGGTCACCGGGGTCACCCTGGCCGATACCATCACCGGGGACACGCGTGAGGTGGCCGCCACCGGGGTGTTCGTGGCCATCGGGCACCTGCCGCGCACCGAACTGGTCGCCGGGCAGCTGGACCTGGATGACGAGGGGTACATCGTCGTGGACGCCCGCACCACCCACACCAATTTGTCCGGGGTGTTCGCCTGCGGGGACGCGGTGGACCACCGCTACCGCCAGGCCATCACCGCCGCCGGCACCGGCTGTGCCGCCGCCCTGGACGCCGAACGCTACCTGGCCGCCCTGCACGATGCCTACAGCATCGCCACCGCACTCGTCGAAGAACCCACCCATGGCTGA
- a CDS encoding arsenate reductase ArsC translates to MTAETTPETTKPSVLFVCVHNAGRSQMAAAYLQHLAGGRIEVRSAGSAPADTVNPAAVEAMAEEGIDISANQPKVLSEQAVKDSDVVITMGCGDACPFFPGKRYEDWKLDDPAGRGVEGVRPIRDEIKTRIQQLITELLPAESTAN, encoded by the coding sequence ATGACCGCAGAGACCACCCCGGAGACCACCAAGCCCAGCGTGCTGTTCGTGTGCGTGCACAACGCCGGCCGCTCCCAGATGGCCGCCGCCTACCTGCAGCATCTGGCCGGGGGCCGGATCGAGGTCCGCTCCGCCGGCTCTGCCCCGGCCGACACCGTGAACCCTGCCGCCGTGGAGGCCATGGCCGAGGAGGGCATCGACATCAGTGCGAACCAGCCCAAGGTGCTCAGCGAGCAGGCCGTGAAGGACTCCGACGTGGTGATCACCATGGGCTGCGGCGACGCCTGCCCGTTCTTCCCGGGCAAGCGCTACGAGGACTGGAAGCTGGACGACCCGGCCGGCCGGGGCGTCGAGGGCGTGCGCCCGATCCGCGACGAGATCAAGACCCGCATCCAGCAGCTCATCACCGAACTGCTCCCGGCCGAGTCCACCGCGAACTGA
- a CDS encoding low molecular weight phosphatase family protein: MTTPESASRPSVLFVCAKNGGKSQMAAALMEHHAAGAVQVHSAGTKPGKSINALSAEVIAEAGADMSAGHPKPIDPDLLARVDRVVVLGDEARVEPVDGMAGTIVTWHTDEPSTRGIEGIERMRLVRDDIDARVRTLLTELTGSPAS, from the coding sequence GTGACCACCCCAGAGTCCGCCTCCCGGCCGTCCGTCTTGTTCGTCTGCGCCAAGAACGGGGGCAAGTCCCAGATGGCCGCGGCCCTGATGGAACACCACGCCGCCGGCGCCGTTCAGGTCCACTCCGCCGGCACCAAGCCCGGGAAGTCGATCAACGCCCTGTCCGCTGAGGTGATCGCCGAGGCCGGGGCGGACATGTCCGCCGGGCACCCCAAGCCCATCGACCCGGACCTGCTGGCCCGGGTGGACCGGGTCGTCGTGCTCGGCGACGAGGCCAGGGTCGAGCCGGTGGACGGGATGGCCGGGACCATCGTCACCTGGCACACCGATGAGCCCTCCACCCGCGGCATCGAGGGGATCGAACGGATGCGCCTGGTCCGCGACGACATCGACGCCCGCGTGCGGACCCTGCTCACCGAACTCACCGGCAGCCCCGCCTCCTGA
- the arsB gene encoding ACR3 family arsenite efflux transporter, with product MSVSTTAPAPHQPVLKEMSFLDRWLPGWILLAMAAGLLLGRFVPGLNTALEAVKIGEVSLPIAIGLLVMMYPVLAKVRYDEAHRVAGDKWLMITSLVLNWIVGPALMFALAWMLLPDLPEYRTGLIIVGLARCIAMVFIWNDLACGDREAAAVLVAINSVFQVVAFGALGWFYLQVLPSWLGLPTTSADFSVWAIVLSVLVFLGVPLLAGFLTRLLGERAKGRTWYEERFLPRIGPWALYGLLFTIVLLFALQGEAITSNPWDVARIALPLLAYFVLMFSISLIASKAVGLNYAKSTTVAFTAAGNNFELAIAVAIGTFGVTSGQALAGVVGPLIEVPVLVGLVYVSLWAGRKLFPGDPTVPARPQAAAAHRA from the coding sequence GTGAGCGTCAGCACCACCGCACCCGCCCCGCACCAGCCGGTGCTGAAGGAGATGTCCTTCCTGGACCGCTGGCTCCCGGGATGGATCCTGCTGGCCATGGCAGCCGGCCTCCTGCTGGGACGCTTCGTCCCCGGGCTGAACACCGCCCTGGAGGCGGTGAAGATCGGGGAGGTCTCCCTGCCGATCGCCATCGGCCTGCTGGTGATGATGTACCCGGTACTGGCCAAGGTCCGCTACGACGAGGCCCATCGGGTGGCCGGGGACAAGTGGCTGATGATCACCTCCCTCGTGCTGAACTGGATCGTCGGTCCGGCGCTGATGTTCGCCCTGGCCTGGATGCTGTTGCCGGACCTGCCCGAGTACCGCACCGGGTTGATCATCGTCGGGCTCGCCCGGTGCATCGCCATGGTGTTCATCTGGAACGACCTGGCCTGTGGCGACCGGGAGGCCGCCGCCGTGCTGGTGGCCATCAACTCCGTGTTCCAGGTCGTCGCCTTCGGCGCGCTGGGCTGGTTCTACCTCCAGGTGCTGCCGTCCTGGCTGGGCCTGCCCACCACCAGCGCCGACTTCTCCGTGTGGGCGATCGTGCTCAGTGTCCTGGTCTTCCTCGGCGTCCCCCTGCTGGCCGGCTTCCTGACCCGCCTCCTGGGCGAGAGGGCCAAGGGGCGCACCTGGTACGAGGAGAGGTTCCTGCCCCGGATCGGGCCCTGGGCCCTGTACGGGCTGCTGTTCACCATCGTGCTGCTCTTCGCCCTGCAGGGCGAGGCCATCACCTCCAACCCCTGGGACGTTGCCCGGATCGCGCTGCCGCTGCTGGCCTACTTCGTGCTGATGTTCTCCATCTCGCTGATCGCCTCCAAGGCCGTGGGCCTGAACTACGCCAAGTCCACCACCGTGGCCTTCACCGCCGCGGGCAACAACTTCGAGCTGGCCATCGCCGTGGCGATCGGCACCTTCGGGGTCACCTCCGGCCAGGCCCTGGCCGGCGTCGTCGGACCCCTGATCGAGGTCCCCGTGCTCGTCGGCCTGGTCTACGTCTCCCTGTGGGCCGGACGCAAGCTCTTCCCCGGGGACCCCACCGTCCCCGCCCGACCCCAGGCCGCCGCCGCGCATCGCGCCTGA
- a CDS encoding ArsR/SmtB family transcription factor — MVATTTIPAPEDTDRPKGDDALGSVACCSLSAGPIDAAQAQRAAGMFKALADPMRLRLLSHVAAQGCAAVCSCDLTEELGISQPTVSHHMKKLVEAGLLTREQRGRWAHYTVVPAAFAELGRMLELG; from the coding sequence ATGGTCGCGACAACTACTATTCCCGCCCCCGAGGACACCGACCGCCCCAAGGGTGACGACGCTCTGGGGTCGGTGGCGTGTTGTTCCCTGTCGGCCGGTCCGATCGACGCCGCGCAGGCCCAGCGCGCCGCCGGGATGTTCAAGGCCCTGGCCGATCCCATGCGTCTGCGCCTGCTGTCGCACGTGGCCGCCCAGGGTTGCGCTGCGGTGTGCTCGTGCGACCTCACCGAGGAACTCGGCATCAGCCAGCCCACCGTGAGTCACCACATGAAGAAGCTCGTCGAAGCCGGACTGCTCACCCGCGAACAGCGCGGGCGGTGGGCGCACTACACCGTGGTCCCGGCGGCCTTCGCCGAGCTGGGCCGGATGCTGGAGCTGGGTTGA
- a CDS encoding ArsO family NAD(P)H-dependent flavin-containing monooxygenase: MAGAVDVLVIGAGQAGLAAGFYLHRMARDAARGRGGPAPSFAILDANEQPGGAWQYYWDTLELFSPADYSSLPGYRMPAWTGPGNPSAAHVVDYLRAYEDRYGLPVHRPVTVHAIEDHPDGGYLTRTDRGTWTSRAVINATGSWRRPFVPRMPGAEDFTGSQLHTTGYRGREPFAGQRVVVVGGGNSGAQIAADLLPAAAEVTWVTRRPPRYLPDDVDGRALFALATGHVQATRRGEPSPGGVGSLGDIVAVPPVRQARDAGRLQAQPMFSGFTPTGIRWDDGRKLEVDTVLWCTGFRPDLAHLRPLRPAMEGTVPATAGDPPTRSRDRDGLFFLGYGDWCGPASATLIGVGAPARATATAAARHVLSGG, translated from the coding sequence ATGGCCGGTGCGGTCGACGTCCTGGTGATCGGGGCAGGCCAGGCCGGGCTGGCCGCCGGGTTCTACCTGCACCGGATGGCCCGCGACGCCGCCCGGGGCCGCGGCGGCCCGGCGCCCAGCTTCGCGATCCTGGACGCCAACGAACAGCCCGGTGGGGCCTGGCAGTACTACTGGGACACCCTGGAGTTGTTCTCCCCGGCGGACTATAGTTCCCTGCCCGGCTACCGGATGCCGGCCTGGACAGGCCCAGGTAATCCCTCGGCCGCCCATGTGGTGGACTACCTGCGCGCCTACGAGGACCGCTACGGGCTGCCGGTGCACCGGCCCGTCACCGTCCACGCCATCGAGGATCACCCCGACGGCGGCTACCTCACCCGCACCGACCGGGGCACCTGGACCAGCCGGGCGGTCATCAACGCAACGGGCTCTTGGCGCCGCCCCTTCGTCCCGAGGATGCCCGGTGCGGAGGATTTCACCGGCTCCCAATTGCACACCACCGGCTATCGCGGACGGGAGCCCTTCGCCGGGCAACGGGTCGTGGTGGTCGGCGGGGGCAACTCCGGTGCGCAGATCGCCGCCGACCTGCTCCCGGCCGCCGCCGAGGTGACCTGGGTGACCCGCCGGCCCCCGCGCTACCTGCCGGACGACGTCGACGGCCGGGCCCTGTTCGCCCTGGCCACCGGCCACGTCCAGGCCACCCGCCGCGGTGAACCCAGCCCCGGCGGGGTCGGCTCGCTCGGCGACATCGTCGCCGTGCCCCCGGTCCGCCAGGCCCGCGACGCCGGCCGCTTGCAGGCCCAGCCGATGTTCTCCGGTTTCACCCCCACCGGTATCCGCTGGGACGACGGCCGGAAGCTCGAGGTCGACACGGTGCTCTGGTGCACCGGTTTCCGTCCAGACCTGGCCCACCTCCGGCCCCTGCGCCCGGCGATGGAGGGCACCGTCCCGGCCACCGCCGGTGACCCGCCCACGCGCTCTCGCGACCGGGACGGGCTGTTCTTCCTGGGCTACGGGGACTGGTGCGGCCCGGCCTCGGCCACCCTGATCGGCGTCGGGGCCCCCGCCCGGGCCACCGCCACCGCGGCGGCACGACACGTCCTGTCCGGGGGCTGA
- a CDS encoding IS3 family transposase (programmed frameshift) — MPKKYTPELRERAVRMVLERQAAEGGPRSHSIRAIAPQVGVGEETLRMWCNRHGHEVAPVPAGESPAEEIRRLKRELAEARRANEILKAASGFFRQGTRPPHDEMIRFIDEHRDRFGVEAICRTLGATARGFITSRGYRAAKRRPASERALRDELLIEELERIHAENYSVYGVRKMHQAMARAGWQIGRDQTARLMRAAGLQGVRRGRKPITTRPACEPDARPDLVERRFAAERPHQLWVADITHVRILGGFCYVAFITDVFTRRIVGWAVSASLHTQGLPLLALEHALLSTGASRGREGLVHHSDRGAQYVSLAYSDALIAAGVSASVGTVGDSYDNALAETVNGLYKAELIHSKRVWESVEEVELATMGWVHWWNTARLHEALGYCTPAEVEATYTHDQDSAPVAS; from the exons ATGCCCAAGAAGTACACCCCCGAGCTGCGTGAGCGCGCCGTGCGGATGGTCCTGGAACGCCAAGCCGCTGAGGGAGGCCCGCGTTCGCATTCCATCCGAGCCATCGCCCCGCAGGTCGGAGTCGGTGAAGAGACGCTGCGGATGTGGTGCAACCGCCACGGCCACGAGGTAGCACCGGTGCCTGCTGGCGAGAGTCCGGCGGAGGAGATCCGCAGGCTCAAGCGAGAGCTCGCCGAGGCCCGCCGGGCAAACGAAATCCTCAAGGCCGCCTCGG GCTTTTTTCGCCAGGGAACTCGACCGCCCCACGACGAGATGATCCGGTTCATCGACGAACACCGCGATCGTTTCGGGGTCGAGGCCATCTGCCGCACCCTTGGTGCGACAGCGCGTGGGTTCATCACCTCTCGCGGCTACCGCGCCGCGAAGAGACGGCCTGCCTCCGAGAGGGCTCTGCGAGACGAGCTCCTCATCGAGGAGCTCGAGCGGATCCACGCGGAGAACTACAGCGTCTACGGGGTCCGGAAGATGCACCAGGCGATGGCCCGGGCCGGCTGGCAAATCGGGCGCGACCAGACCGCCCGGCTCATGCGGGCCGCCGGTCTGCAGGGAGTGCGGCGGGGCCGCAAGCCAATCACCACGCGACCGGCATGTGAACCGGATGCTCGTCCTGATCTCGTTGAGCGCCGATTCGCCGCTGAGCGTCCTCACCAGCTGTGGGTCGCTGACATCACCCATGTGCGTATTCTCGGCGGGTTCTGCTACGTCGCGTTCATCACCGACGTCTTCACCCGCCGGATCGTGGGGTGGGCCGTGTCAGCCAGTCTGCATACCCAGGGGCTGCCGCTGCTGGCCCTTGAACATGCCCTCCTGAGCACTGGTGCCAGCCGGGGCCGGGAAGGCCTCGTCCACCACTCAGACCGAGGCGCCCAGTACGTCAGCTTGGCCTATTCGGACGCGCTGATCGCCGCGGGGGTGAGCGCTTCGGTGGGCACCGTGGGCGACTCCTATGACAACGCCCTCGCCGAGACCGTGAACGGCCTCTACAAGGCCGAGCTCATCCATTCCAAGCGGGTGTGGGAGTCCGTCGAAGAGGTGGAACTGGCCACGATGGGGTGGGTGCACTGGTGGAACACTGCCCGCCTCCACGAGGCCCTCGGGTACTGCACTCCCGCGGAGGTCGAGGCGACCTACACTCACGACCAGGACTCAGCGCCCGTTGCGTCCTGA
- a CDS encoding class I SAM-dependent methyltransferase, protein MTPDDTAREGLSTSPAAYDARAAEYTELLGTMDAVAEDDRLLVEAWADRVDGVLADVGCGPAHWTAHLASLDHDVTGIEPVEEFVTHAHRTHPEVRVKSGSFQTLPVAAFNGILGWYSIIHTPPVEMPALLERAHQALRPGGSLLLGFFASDQLEAFDHAVTTAWYWPVDELAGVMTAARFTVVDRGTRQDPGARWHGWIEAVRD, encoded by the coding sequence GTGACCCCTGACGACACCGCCCGGGAAGGACTTTCCACCAGCCCGGCCGCCTATGACGCCCGCGCGGCCGAGTACACGGAGCTGCTGGGGACCATGGACGCCGTGGCCGAGGACGACAGGCTCCTGGTCGAAGCCTGGGCCGACCGGGTGGATGGGGTTCTGGCCGATGTCGGCTGCGGGCCGGCCCACTGGACCGCACACCTGGCCTCGCTGGACCATGACGTGACGGGCATCGAGCCGGTCGAAGAGTTCGTGACCCACGCACACCGAACCCACCCGGAGGTACGCGTGAAATCGGGCTCGTTCCAGACCCTGCCCGTAGCCGCCTTCAACGGGATCCTGGGCTGGTACTCAATCATCCACACGCCGCCGGTGGAGATGCCTGCCCTCCTGGAGCGCGCGCACCAGGCGCTGCGCCCTGGCGGGTCACTGCTGCTGGGCTTCTTCGCCTCAGACCAGCTGGAGGCCTTCGACCACGCCGTCACCACGGCGTGGTACTGGCCGGTCGACGAGCTCGCGGGCGTGATGACCGCGGCGAGGTTCACCGTGGTCGACCGCGGCACACGGCAGGACCCGGGGGCCCGCTGGCACGGGTGGATCGAGGCTGTCAGGGACTGA
- a CDS encoding ArsR/SmtB family transcription factor, translating into MSVTPLDSCQVTAVHPEKVALTRERIPDEREAGRLAGLFKLLGDPRRARVLYALLEAGELCVCDLAASVDVAEASVSQVLRVLRTAGVVENRREGRMVYYRLADGHVRMLLDVSREHARHEGQG; encoded by the coding sequence ATGAGTGTGACGCCGTTGGATTCGTGTCAGGTCACCGCCGTCCATCCGGAGAAGGTGGCGCTGACCCGGGAGAGGATCCCCGACGAGCGCGAGGCCGGCAGGTTGGCCGGGCTGTTCAAGCTCCTGGGGGACCCGCGCCGTGCCCGGGTGCTGTATGCGTTGCTGGAGGCCGGCGAGCTGTGCGTGTGTGACCTGGCGGCGTCGGTCGATGTCGCGGAGGCGTCGGTGTCCCAGGTGCTGCGGGTGCTGCGTACCGCTGGGGTGGTCGAGAACCGCCGGGAGGGGCGGATGGTGTACTACCGCCTCGCTGACGGGCATGTGCGGATGCTGCTGGACGTCTCCCGTGAGCACGCCCGCCACGAGGGGCAGGGCTGA
- a CDS encoding cation diffusion facilitator family transporter — translation MGAGHSHAPATGHAGGRYRRRLAGAFALTAGFFLIELVAGLVSGSLALLSDAGHMAADVVVLGAALLATRIASRPDSTGRRTYGSYRAEVFASALAVLAMLAVGVYVVVEAISRLGDAPEVASGAMLAVGFAGLVINIISMLLLRSGAKDSLNVKGAYYEVIADAAGSVGVMVAGVLIILTGQPIWDVVVAALIAVFVIIRAVVLGRQVIAVLGQHAPEGVDPEDVAGDLDAVEGVEEVHDLHLWTLTSGMNVATAHLVADQGADHGAVLAGARRVLRDRYGIAHATLQVEGAGSDGCHDLSW, via the coding sequence ATGGGGGCGGGACACAGCCATGCCCCGGCGACCGGGCATGCCGGTGGCCGCTACCGTCGGCGGCTGGCGGGGGCGTTCGCCCTGACGGCGGGCTTCTTCCTGATCGAGCTGGTCGCGGGGCTGGTGTCGGGGTCGTTGGCGCTGCTGTCGGATGCCGGGCACATGGCTGCCGATGTGGTGGTGCTGGGTGCGGCGCTGCTGGCGACGCGCATCGCGAGCCGGCCGGACTCCACGGGGCGACGCACCTATGGCTCCTACCGGGCCGAGGTGTTCGCCTCGGCGTTGGCGGTGCTGGCGATGCTCGCGGTCGGGGTGTACGTGGTGGTCGAGGCCATCAGCCGGCTGGGCGACGCGCCGGAGGTGGCCTCCGGCGCCATGCTCGCGGTCGGCTTCGCCGGCCTGGTGATCAACATCATCTCCATGCTGCTGCTGCGCAGCGGGGCCAAGGACAGCCTGAACGTCAAGGGCGCCTACTACGAGGTGATCGCCGACGCCGCCGGGTCGGTGGGTGTCATGGTCGCCGGCGTGCTGATCATCCTCACCGGCCAGCCGATCTGGGACGTCGTGGTCGCGGCGCTCATCGCGGTCTTCGTCATCATCCGGGCGGTGGTTCTGGGCAGGCAGGTGATCGCGGTGCTGGGCCAGCACGCCCCGGAAGGGGTGGACCCGGAGGACGTCGCCGGTGACCTGGACGCGGTCGAGGGGGTGGAGGAGGTCCACGACCTGCACCTGTGGACCCTGACGTCGGGGATGAACGTGGCCACGGCCCACCTGGTCGCTGACCAGGGCGCGGACCACGGCGCCGTGCTTGCCGGCGCGCGCCGGGTGCTGCGCGACCGTTACGGTATCGCCCATGCCACCTTGCAGGTGGAGGGCGCCGGCAGCGACGGCTGTCACGACCTGAGCTGGTAG